The DNA region TATCAAAAAGTTTGATCAGTAATAGTTCTGTTTTATTTTGGCTGCGTAATATTTGTATCATTTCCATAGCACTGATTTTCTTATTATCCCTAACTCTGGTAAGGTCTGAAACCTGTTCTGCAATATTACTACCAAATTCGTAACTTATTCTTTCTTTAGTTAGTTTTGTGTCTTCAAGTGTATCATGTAGTATTGCAGTAATAATTGTATCTGTTTCAAAGCTGTGGTCTGATACCATGTGAGCTACTTTCAATGGATGTGTATAGTATAGTTCTCCAGTATCTCTCTTTTGCTGGCCATGATATTTTTTAGCGTAAAGTATTGCTCTTTCAACTTTATCAAGATCAATTTTGGTGTTAAATCTTACGTTGGTTCTGAGCAGCTTATTTATTAAGCTCTCACTATAAAAATCTATCATTTTCCATCTCTAAATGGTTATTAATAAATTATACCATAATTCAAACTTTTTGTATACTCCAATCCCAGATAAAAACTGGAAAAGAAGCAAATTAAATTATAAAATTTTTGATTCAGTTATCACGAACTAACCTTAAGTTGTATATCTCTGGTGTTAATGAGTAAAATTTTGCTGTAATTTTTTTTTTTGGACCAGCATTTTTTCATTTATGCATAATCTAGTGTTTATTAACCTTGCTGAGAGTTTTTAACAATATTGCCAAATTTAGAAT from Orientia tsutsugamushi str. Boryong includes:
- a CDS encoding HD domain-containing protein produces the protein MIDFYSESLINKLLRTNVRFNTKIDLDKVERAILYAKKYHGQQKRDTGELYYTHPLKVAHMVSDHSFETDTIITAILHDTLEDTKLTKERISYEFGSNIAEQVSDLTRVRDNKKISAMEMIQILRSQNKTELLLIKLFDRFHNITTIFIKPPQKRQEIIFETQQEFIALAEYLKLPEIGERLSEYCKLHAS